One stretch of Siphonobacter curvatus DNA includes these proteins:
- a CDS encoding alpha-L-rhamnosidase-related protein: MKKNLFLLSLLLMNVSVFAQATWIWYPGDYEIWLGNQMQNRRTERTTFMPPFWKLDSHYNLMDFHKEFILSQPEELELFVEGRYNVKLDGKILMGYPKRITVPAGKHKINLKVFNQDHVPAVFVRGKTIQSDASWRVTFEDKEWIDETGKASDQSGTTWLQAGSWNFNDPLVPPSQFKLNTKEENPVTVDKQAKSFLLDFGKETFGFLKLKGLTGKGNVRIYYGESKEEALATETCETTDFLEINQSAKRDSVMELTKAFRYVNVQFDGSVAIDGVSMLYEFLPVTERGGFRCSDEEINKIYDVALYTLHLNTREFFIDGIKRDRWIWSGDASQSYLMNYYSFFDSPSVARTMLALRGKDPVTSHINTIMDYTFYWFISIYDYYQFTGDKAFIQQFYPRMKSLMDYCLTRRNKNGLLEGLSGDWVFIDWAEGLSKKGEVSFEQLLFARSLETMALCAGIVNHTEDASQYAQLAKEVKGKLFQYYWNSEKHALVHSRVDGVSTPHVTRYANMFAVFFDYLNSAQKQEVKQHVLLNNQVPKITTPYMRFYELEALCALGEQPYVTKEMKDYWGGMLKLGATSFWEEYNPDKKGAEHYAMYGREFGKSLCHAWGASPLYLLGKYYLGVKPTAPAYQTYLIEPNLGGLQWIEGKVPTPQGEVEVYCSAKEIKVTGAAGTGTLRFKSKKKPTSKQGEIRSTGAGLYEMTIEKGKSYRVSYSL, from the coding sequence ATGAAAAAGAACCTCTTCCTCCTAAGCCTGCTCCTGATGAACGTCTCGGTATTCGCTCAGGCGACCTGGATCTGGTATCCCGGCGATTACGAAATCTGGCTGGGGAACCAAATGCAGAATCGACGTACGGAACGCACGACTTTTATGCCGCCGTTCTGGAAGCTCGATAGTCATTACAACCTCATGGATTTTCACAAGGAATTTATCCTGAGCCAACCGGAAGAATTGGAGCTTTTTGTGGAAGGCCGGTACAATGTTAAGCTCGACGGCAAGATTCTCATGGGCTATCCCAAACGCATCACGGTACCCGCCGGGAAACATAAAATCAACCTCAAAGTCTTTAACCAGGACCACGTTCCCGCCGTTTTCGTTCGTGGAAAAACCATACAGTCCGACGCCTCCTGGCGGGTGACATTCGAGGACAAAGAATGGATCGATGAAACGGGAAAAGCTTCCGATCAGTCGGGAACGACCTGGTTACAGGCGGGCTCCTGGAACTTCAACGATCCGCTCGTACCGCCTTCGCAATTTAAACTGAATACGAAGGAAGAAAACCCCGTGACGGTCGATAAGCAGGCGAAGTCATTTTTACTGGATTTTGGGAAAGAAACCTTTGGTTTCCTGAAACTGAAAGGTCTGACGGGAAAAGGAAACGTCCGGATTTATTACGGTGAATCGAAGGAAGAAGCCCTGGCAACGGAGACCTGTGAAACCACGGATTTTCTGGAAATCAACCAATCCGCCAAACGCGACTCGGTGATGGAACTGACCAAAGCCTTTCGGTACGTCAACGTTCAGTTTGACGGCAGTGTGGCCATCGACGGCGTTTCCATGCTCTACGAATTCCTGCCCGTCACGGAGCGGGGCGGCTTCCGTTGTTCCGACGAAGAAATCAATAAAATTTACGACGTTGCTCTGTATACGCTTCATCTGAATACCCGGGAGTTTTTCATCGACGGTATCAAACGTGACCGCTGGATCTGGTCGGGCGACGCCTCCCAGAGTTACCTGATGAATTACTATTCCTTCTTCGATTCGCCCTCCGTGGCTCGTACCATGCTGGCCTTACGCGGCAAAGACCCCGTAACGAGCCACATCAATACCATCATGGATTACACCTTTTACTGGTTCATTAGCATTTACGATTACTACCAGTTTACGGGCGACAAGGCCTTCATCCAACAGTTTTATCCCCGGATGAAGAGTCTTATGGATTACTGCCTGACCCGGCGGAATAAAAACGGGTTGCTCGAAGGCTTGTCCGGCGACTGGGTGTTTATCGACTGGGCGGAAGGACTAAGCAAAAAAGGAGAGGTGAGTTTCGAGCAGTTACTCTTCGCCCGGAGTCTGGAAACAATGGCCTTGTGTGCCGGAATCGTGAACCATACTGAGGACGCCAGTCAGTACGCTCAACTGGCCAAAGAAGTAAAAGGTAAGCTTTTTCAGTATTACTGGAATTCCGAAAAACACGCTCTGGTACACAGCCGGGTGGACGGCGTTTCAACCCCGCACGTAACCCGGTACGCGAATATGTTCGCCGTCTTTTTCGATTACCTCAACTCTGCCCAAAAACAAGAAGTGAAACAACACGTGTTACTAAACAATCAGGTACCGAAAATCACGACGCCGTACATGCGTTTTTACGAGCTGGAAGCCCTCTGTGCCCTGGGCGAACAGCCGTATGTAACCAAAGAGATGAAGGACTACTGGGGCGGAATGCTCAAACTCGGAGCGACCTCTTTCTGGGAAGAATACAATCCTGATAAAAAAGGAGCCGAACATTACGCCATGTACGGTCGCGAATTTGGTAAGAGCCTGTGTCACGCCTGGGGAGCCAGTCCGCTGTACCTGCTGGGCAAGTATTATTTGGGTGTAAAACCAACGGCGCCGGCGTATCAGACCTATCTGATTGAGCCGAATCTGGGTGGTTTGCAGTGGATCGAAGGAAAAGTGCCGACGCCGCAGGGAGAGGTAGAGGTGTATTGCAGTGCTAAAGAAATCAAGGTGACGGGTGCCGCCGGAACGGGGACGCTTCGCTTCAAAAGCAAAAAGAAACCCACCAGCAAGCAGGGCGAAATCCGATCTACGGGGGCCGGTTTGTACGAAATGACGATTGAAAAGGGGAAAAGTTATCGGGTGAGTTACTCGCTGTAG
- a CDS encoding family 78 glycoside hydrolase catalytic domain has protein sequence MIGYRRFFLVLFSILSGAFFELSAQSLRVVNLRCEYRTEPLGVQSKHPALSWQLLADARNVRQGAYQILVADSEEALSREQGTYWDSGKITSDSSLQIIYRGKPLASTRTYYWKVKVWDTQQHSSEWSAPASWHMGLLTPADWKDSQWIAYEKLADSLVNPLPRDDVKDKVTGSNVLPLFRKAFVLRKPLRKATAYVCGLGHFEMSLNGKKVSEHFLDPGWTKYDQEAQYVTFDVTNQLQLGENVIGVMLGNGFYYVPPVKGRFRKLKVQFGYPKLIARLQLAYADGSTEDIVTNDSWKTAPSPLTFSSIYGGENYDARLEQVGWDSAGFNDASWKKPLLVTGSPVLTSQLQEPLKVADVFTAKSVTETKTGEWLYDFGQNFSGIISLKVRGNKGDTVRIYPAELLKDDLITQRTTGGPYYFEYILKGQGVETWQPRFSYYGFRYVQVRAGVPTKQNNPDRQPEILELRGLHTRNMAPNTGTFVSSNPLFNQTHTLIDWAIKSNMASVFTDCPHREKLGWLEQVHLMGGSVRYPYDIALLLKKSIQDMKASQLANGLIPEIAPEYVEFHWGDGIFRDSPEWGSSAILAPWYLYQWYGEKSELAASYPMMQRYIQYLGTKAKNHILSQGLGDWYDLGPKPPGTSQLTPMGVTGTAMYYYDLTVLQQIATLLNKPEDAAAYQALAGTVKKAFNNTFFNPQTKQYATNSQTANAMAVYMKLVEEQDKAAVIEHIIQDIKRRKNSLTAGDIGYRYLLRVLEDAGRSDVIFDMNSRSDVPGYGYQLAKGATALTESWEALPTSSNNHFMLGHLMEWLYAGLAGIKQEVSSVAFKQIVIEPQPVGDVTQAKATYQSPYGLIVSDWKKSGNTFELNVEIPVNTTATLVLPISNPLTLMESNRPIQEVKEIKMLGLVEGKTKVIVGSGRYRLVSQ, from the coding sequence ATGATTGGTTATCGACGGTTTTTTCTAGTTTTATTCAGTATCCTAAGTGGAGCATTTTTCGAGCTTTCTGCTCAATCGTTGCGAGTGGTGAACCTGCGGTGCGAGTACCGAACGGAACCCCTGGGCGTTCAGAGCAAACATCCGGCTCTGAGCTGGCAATTGTTAGCCGATGCCCGGAATGTTCGACAGGGAGCGTATCAGATACTGGTGGCCGACTCGGAAGAGGCCTTAAGCCGCGAGCAGGGTACGTACTGGGACTCGGGAAAAATCACGTCTGATTCGTCCCTTCAAATTATCTATCGGGGAAAACCCTTAGCCTCCACCCGAACGTATTACTGGAAAGTAAAAGTTTGGGACACCCAGCAGCACTCGTCCGAATGGTCGGCCCCGGCTTCCTGGCACATGGGTTTGCTCACGCCCGCCGACTGGAAGGATAGTCAATGGATCGCCTACGAAAAACTGGCCGATTCGCTGGTAAATCCGCTGCCTCGGGATGATGTGAAGGATAAAGTGACGGGAAGCAACGTCCTGCCACTATTCCGGAAAGCCTTCGTCCTACGCAAGCCGCTTCGAAAAGCAACGGCCTACGTCTGTGGACTGGGCCATTTTGAAATGAGCCTGAACGGAAAAAAGGTAAGTGAACACTTTCTCGATCCGGGCTGGACCAAATACGACCAGGAAGCCCAGTACGTGACGTTCGACGTAACCAACCAGCTTCAGCTAGGCGAAAACGTCATTGGCGTCATGCTGGGCAATGGCTTTTACTACGTGCCGCCCGTAAAAGGCCGTTTCCGAAAACTTAAAGTACAGTTCGGGTATCCCAAGCTCATCGCTCGGCTGCAACTGGCGTACGCGGATGGTTCGACGGAAGATATTGTTACGAATGATTCCTGGAAAACGGCACCATCCCCCCTTACGTTTTCCAGCATTTACGGCGGGGAAAATTACGACGCCCGTCTCGAGCAAGTCGGTTGGGATAGTGCCGGTTTCAACGATGCGTCCTGGAAGAAACCGTTACTTGTAACGGGTTCGCCCGTACTCACGTCCCAACTACAGGAGCCGCTGAAAGTAGCCGACGTATTCACGGCAAAATCGGTGACGGAAACGAAAACCGGCGAGTGGTTATACGACTTCGGACAGAACTTCTCCGGAATTATTTCCCTGAAAGTCCGGGGCAATAAAGGCGATACCGTGCGGATTTATCCGGCCGAATTACTGAAAGACGACCTCATTACCCAGCGAACGACGGGCGGACCGTATTACTTCGAATACATTCTGAAAGGACAGGGCGTCGAAACCTGGCAACCCCGGTTTTCATATTACGGCTTCCGGTATGTACAGGTGCGAGCCGGCGTACCCACGAAGCAAAACAACCCGGATCGGCAACCCGAAATTCTGGAGCTACGGGGCTTGCATACGCGAAACATGGCCCCGAATACGGGCACGTTTGTAAGTTCGAATCCGCTCTTCAATCAAACGCACACGCTGATCGACTGGGCCATCAAGAGTAATATGGCGAGTGTCTTTACGGACTGCCCGCACCGCGAAAAACTCGGCTGGCTGGAGCAGGTACACCTCATGGGCGGCTCGGTTCGGTATCCGTATGACATTGCTCTGCTGCTGAAAAAGTCCATTCAGGATATGAAAGCCTCGCAACTGGCGAACGGACTGATTCCGGAAATCGCTCCGGAATACGTGGAATTCCACTGGGGGGACGGCATTTTCCGGGATTCGCCGGAGTGGGGGAGCAGTGCCATTCTGGCTCCCTGGTACCTGTATCAGTGGTACGGTGAAAAAAGCGAATTGGCGGCAAGTTACCCGATGATGCAACGCTATATCCAATATTTAGGGACGAAAGCGAAAAATCATATTCTCTCACAGGGCTTAGGCGACTGGTATGACCTGGGCCCCAAACCGCCGGGAACTTCGCAACTGACGCCCATGGGCGTAACGGGTACGGCGATGTACTATTACGACCTGACGGTTCTTCAGCAAATCGCTACCTTACTGAACAAACCAGAGGATGCAGCGGCGTATCAGGCTCTGGCCGGAACAGTGAAAAAGGCTTTCAACAATACTTTCTTCAATCCTCAAACCAAACAGTACGCCACCAATAGTCAAACGGCCAATGCCATGGCGGTGTACATGAAACTGGTGGAGGAGCAGGACAAAGCGGCGGTGATCGAACACATCATTCAGGATATTAAACGTCGGAAAAATAGTCTGACTGCTGGTGATATTGGCTACCGCTACCTGCTTCGGGTGCTGGAAGACGCGGGTCGCTCGGATGTGATTTTCGATATGAACAGCCGCAGCGATGTGCCCGGCTACGGCTATCAGCTGGCGAAAGGGGCTACCGCTCTGACTGAATCGTGGGAGGCCTTGCCCACGTCGTCGAATAACCATTTTATGCTGGGACATTTGATGGAATGGCTCTACGCCGGACTGGCGGGAATCAAGCAGGAGGTATCTTCGGTTGCCTTCAAACAAATCGTCATCGAACCGCAACCCGTCGGCGATGTGACGCAGGCCAAAGCTACGTATCAGTCCCCGTACGGCTTGATTGTTAGTGACTGGAAGAAATCCGGGAATACGTTTGAACTGAACGTAGAGATTCCGGTCAATACGACGGCTACGCTGGTGCTTCCTATCTCGAATCCGCTAACCCTTATGGAAAGCAATCGCCCTATTCAGGAGGTAAAAGAAATTAAAATGCTGGGCCTCGTGGAAGGCAAAACGAAAGTAATCGTAGGCTCAGGACGCTATCGGTTGGTAAGTCAATAG
- a CDS encoding L-rhamnose mutarotase translates to MLLWSTLTFAQQAEVWVSTTGSDANVGSREKPLASLMMALRKVRELRRLADPSVRTGAHIYLAGGRYSLDEPVFLRPEDSGTAESPTWIEAAPNERSVLSGGVTLKGWQKVKGTVPGLPKTSTGKVWVTDVPFIGGRPFEFRQLWVNGQKATRAKDTPYGTMNRILSWNKAEQTCWIPAPKFGGLPQAYGLEFFIHQWWAVATLRVRKMEVQGDSAQLFFHQPESRIQSEHPWPAPWISKETGNSAYYLINAIQFLDEPGEWFLDIRTQKLYYYPKADENLSTAEVIAPYLETLVRMMGTVDHPVSYVEFKGIAFEHTGWLRPSREGHVPHQAGLYMLDAYKLKIPGTPEKKTLENQAWVGRPTAAVEVSYATHTGFENCRFEHLASTGLDYHRGVQHNHITGNLFRDIGGTGIQAGVFSDEAVEAHLPYQPQDEREVCSQLSIRNNLITNVTNEDWGCVGIGAGFARNLSIEHNEINEVGYSGISMGWGWTPTINVMRNNRIRANKIHHYGKHMYDVAAIYTLSAQPGSQIIENAIDSIYKAPYAHIPQHWFYLYTDEGSAYFTIRDNWTPTEKYLQNANGPNNVWAHNGPSVPDPIKNRAGLEAAYRHLLKDNSKPDAYWKINEEKPVIVELIATQSLDEEKLRAVMAKGNVPTMALYRWENHYVIFEKIQDVYLLRERLKAAFPGVTIKTYDDLFYEFNRKKCADASEAKEWEHTILTANLVADPKLQREYLDYHATQFEQWPQVSKGFCNAQFQQLLLFRNGRQLMLVISTPKGESLEKLDPKTTENNPRVVEWNQRMKKYQEGIPGTKAGEVWVQMK, encoded by the coding sequence ATGCTCCTGTGGTCGACGCTTACCTTCGCCCAGCAGGCCGAAGTGTGGGTATCGACCACCGGATCGGACGCGAACGTAGGTAGCCGCGAAAAACCGCTGGCGAGTCTGATGATGGCCTTGCGGAAAGTCCGGGAATTACGACGGCTCGCCGATCCTTCCGTACGCACAGGAGCTCATATCTATCTGGCAGGTGGACGGTATTCGCTGGACGAACCCGTCTTCCTGCGGCCTGAAGATTCGGGAACGGCTGAAAGTCCCACCTGGATTGAAGCGGCTCCCAACGAAAGGTCCGTCCTAAGCGGCGGTGTAACGCTAAAGGGCTGGCAGAAAGTGAAAGGAACCGTACCGGGATTGCCCAAAACTAGTACCGGAAAAGTCTGGGTGACGGACGTTCCCTTTATCGGTGGGCGGCCCTTCGAATTTAGGCAGCTATGGGTCAACGGACAAAAAGCCACGCGGGCGAAGGATACACCCTACGGAACGATGAACCGGATTTTGTCTTGGAATAAAGCCGAGCAAACCTGCTGGATTCCGGCTCCGAAGTTCGGTGGCTTACCCCAGGCGTATGGTCTCGAATTTTTTATTCATCAGTGGTGGGCCGTAGCGACCTTACGCGTCCGGAAAATGGAAGTGCAGGGCGACAGTGCCCAACTCTTTTTTCACCAGCCCGAAAGCCGGATTCAGTCCGAACACCCCTGGCCCGCTCCCTGGATTTCGAAAGAAACGGGCAACTCTGCCTATTACCTAATCAATGCGATTCAGTTTCTGGACGAACCCGGCGAATGGTTCCTCGATATCCGAACGCAGAAACTCTATTACTATCCAAAAGCGGATGAGAATCTGAGTACTGCCGAAGTCATCGCTCCGTACCTCGAAACGCTGGTACGTATGATGGGTACCGTCGATCATCCGGTTTCGTACGTGGAGTTCAAAGGCATTGCCTTTGAGCATACGGGCTGGTTGCGACCCTCGCGGGAGGGGCACGTGCCGCATCAGGCGGGTTTGTACATGCTGGATGCCTACAAGTTGAAAATTCCGGGTACGCCCGAGAAAAAAACATTGGAAAATCAGGCCTGGGTGGGGCGGCCTACGGCGGCGGTGGAAGTTTCCTACGCCACGCACACGGGTTTTGAAAACTGCCGGTTCGAGCATCTGGCCTCTACGGGGCTGGACTACCACCGGGGCGTTCAACACAACCACATCACTGGAAATCTGTTCCGGGATATCGGCGGTACGGGCATTCAGGCGGGCGTTTTTTCCGACGAAGCCGTGGAAGCTCATTTGCCGTATCAGCCCCAGGATGAACGGGAAGTTTGTAGCCAGTTAAGTATCCGGAATAATCTGATTACAAACGTAACCAATGAAGACTGGGGTTGCGTGGGCATTGGAGCGGGCTTTGCCCGGAATCTCAGCATCGAGCACAACGAAATCAACGAAGTCGGCTATAGCGGCATCAGTATGGGCTGGGGCTGGACGCCGACTATCAACGTTATGCGAAACAACCGCATCCGGGCCAACAAAATTCACCACTACGGCAAGCACATGTACGACGTAGCGGCGATTTACACGCTTTCGGCCCAGCCCGGTTCGCAGATCATCGAAAACGCCATCGACAGTATTTACAAAGCTCCGTACGCCCACATTCCGCAGCACTGGTTTTATCTGTACACCGACGAAGGCTCCGCGTATTTCACGATTCGGGATAACTGGACGCCGACGGAAAAGTACCTGCAAAACGCCAACGGTCCGAACAACGTCTGGGCACACAATGGCCCCTCCGTACCCGACCCTATCAAAAACCGGGCGGGACTCGAAGCTGCGTATCGGCATCTGTTGAAAGACAATTCAAAGCCGGATGCGTACTGGAAAATTAATGAAGAGAAACCCGTCATCGTAGAACTGATCGCGACGCAGTCGTTGGATGAGGAGAAACTACGAGCCGTTATGGCGAAAGGGAACGTGCCTACCATGGCTTTGTACCGTTGGGAAAACCACTACGTCATTTTTGAAAAGATTCAGGATGTATACCTGCTTCGCGAACGTCTAAAAGCGGCGTTTCCCGGTGTGACGATCAAAACCTACGACGACTTATTTTACGAATTCAACCGGAAAAAATGTGCGGATGCATCCGAAGCGAAGGAATGGGAGCACACGATTCTTACGGCGAATCTCGTCGCTGATCCAAAGCTGCAGCGGGAATACCTCGATTACCACGCCACGCAGTTCGAACAATGGCCGCAAGTCTCGAAAGGCTTTTGTAATGCCCAGTTTCAGCAACTGTTACTATTTCGAAACGGGCGGCAACTCATGCTGGTCATCAGTACTCCTAAGGGCGAAAGCCTGGAAAAGCTGGACCCCAAAACCACCGAAAATAACCCCCGCGTAGTCGAATGGAATCAACGCATGAAGAAGTATCAGGAAGGCATTCCGGGTACGAAGGCGGGGGAGGTTTGGGTACAGATGAAGTAA
- a CDS encoding Gfo/Idh/MocA family protein gives MLKLGILGLGEGRSTMSAALQSTKIELVKVCDQKLELCLQRSKEFDFYSYTTQYQDLLDDPTIDAIAIYTPDKFHAEHTKQALLHGKHVVCTKPFIDDLSKAKELIELSDQTGKNVFVGQSSRFFEPMKKQRADYEAGLIGELITIESYYHADHRWFLDKGWSLENAFKWLYGGLSHPVDFIRWYLPNIEEVMGYGMLSSNGKNGGLKNADTMHFIFRATDGRIARVSGAYTGPVQPVTRDSEMSCILRGTEGCSQGDYMDLRYAITDKTGEERILTWEHKLKHYFRFEGKSHHAGEYQNYLEYFADCLESGQTAYPDVKEGIGTVALLQAMDQSLQTGKPVKVADLLREHGL, from the coding sequence ATGTTAAAGCTAGGAATTTTAGGATTGGGCGAGGGCCGTAGCACTATGTCGGCAGCATTGCAGAGTACAAAAATCGAACTGGTCAAAGTCTGTGATCAGAAACTCGAACTCTGTCTGCAACGATCCAAGGAATTTGATTTTTACTCCTACACCACGCAGTATCAGGACTTGCTCGATGATCCAACTATCGATGCCATCGCCATTTATACCCCCGATAAATTTCACGCCGAGCATACCAAACAGGCCTTGCTGCACGGCAAGCACGTCGTCTGTACCAAGCCCTTCATTGACGATCTGTCCAAAGCCAAAGAACTCATCGAACTGAGCGATCAGACGGGTAAGAACGTCTTCGTTGGGCAAAGCTCCCGCTTCTTCGAGCCCATGAAAAAACAGCGGGCCGACTACGAAGCCGGACTCATTGGCGAGCTGATCACCATCGAAAGCTATTACCACGCCGACCACCGCTGGTTTCTGGACAAAGGCTGGTCGCTCGAAAACGCCTTCAAGTGGCTGTACGGCGGTCTGAGTCACCCCGTCGATTTCATTCGCTGGTACCTGCCCAACATCGAAGAAGTGATGGGTTATGGAATGCTTAGTTCAAATGGGAAAAACGGCGGTCTCAAAAACGCCGATACCATGCACTTCATTTTCAGGGCTACGGACGGACGCATCGCCCGGGTTAGTGGAGCCTATACCGGACCCGTACAGCCCGTCACCCGCGACAGCGAAATGAGCTGCATTCTGCGGGGTACGGAAGGGTGTAGTCAGGGAGATTACATGGATTTACGGTACGCCATCACCGACAAAACCGGCGAAGAACGCATCCTGACCTGGGAACACAAACTCAAGCACTACTTCCGCTTTGAGGGAAAAAGTCATCATGCGGGCGAATACCAGAACTACCTCGAATACTTCGCCGACTGCCTGGAAAGCGGCCAGACGGCGTATCCTGACGTAAAAGAAGGCATCGGAACCGTGGCCTTGTTACAGGCGATGGACCAGTCCCTGCAAACGGGGAAACCCGTAAAAGTGGCGGATTTGCTGCGTGAACACGGACTTTAA
- a CDS encoding sodium:solute symporter family transporter, whose product MNNIIDRLTLLDYGIVAAYILILAFIGFRASVSKKSVDEETLFLANKSLGWASIGFNMWGTNVGPSMLLAFASIGYSTGIVAINFDWYAFVFLFLLAIVFAPKYLAANVSTMPEFMGQRYGESTQTILAWYALIKILISWLSLGLFAGGFLVRQILGLPMGPSVVVLVAFAGLFAYTGGLKAIARVNVFQMLLLIGVSLTLTLLGIQKVGGLEAVYAKAPADYWSLIHPADDPKYPWYAILLGYPVAAIAFFCTDQAMVQSVLGARNLEQGQLGVNFIGWLKILSLPLFILPGILCYILFPNLKDPAEAYMTMVTNLFPPGLNGLVIVVLIAVLVGTIGSSLNSLSTVFTMDVYARKINPSATNKDLIRVGRLTVIAGCLFAVGMALAIDSIKGLNLFDVFQSVLGFIAPPLAVVFLLTVFWKRTTRWAVNTVLSAGSVVSLGVGIVYLWVLPPDRYDFWPHYLLLSFLIFVSLLVLAMLISVLDRNPTVYQVNTTQVVVKPTPKVWAAWIALMITMLTLYLLFR is encoded by the coding sequence ATGAACAATATCATTGATCGCTTAACGCTGCTGGACTACGGGATTGTGGCGGCTTACATTCTGATTTTAGCTTTCATCGGTTTTCGAGCCAGTGTAAGCAAAAAATCGGTGGATGAAGAAACGCTTTTTCTGGCGAACAAATCGCTGGGCTGGGCGAGTATTGGCTTCAACATGTGGGGGACCAACGTCGGGCCGTCGATGCTGCTGGCCTTCGCGAGTATCGGGTATAGTACGGGGATTGTTGCCATTAATTTTGACTGGTATGCCTTCGTTTTTCTTTTTCTGCTGGCGATTGTTTTCGCTCCGAAATACCTGGCTGCCAACGTCAGTACCATGCCCGAGTTCATGGGGCAGCGATACGGCGAATCCACGCAAACCATCCTGGCCTGGTATGCTCTCATCAAGATTCTGATTTCCTGGCTTTCGCTCGGCCTGTTCGCCGGAGGATTTTTGGTACGACAGATTCTGGGCTTACCCATGGGGCCGTCGGTGGTGGTACTGGTCGCTTTTGCCGGATTGTTTGCGTACACCGGCGGACTGAAGGCCATCGCCCGCGTCAACGTTTTTCAGATGCTGTTGCTGATCGGCGTATCGCTGACATTGACTCTGTTAGGAATTCAGAAAGTCGGTGGACTGGAGGCCGTTTACGCCAAAGCCCCCGCCGACTACTGGAGCCTGATTCATCCCGCAGACGATCCAAAATATCCCTGGTACGCCATCCTGCTGGGTTATCCGGTAGCGGCCATAGCTTTTTTCTGTACCGATCAGGCGATGGTCCAGTCGGTACTGGGAGCCCGCAATCTGGAGCAGGGACAACTGGGCGTCAACTTCATCGGCTGGCTGAAAATCCTTTCGTTGCCGCTGTTCATTCTGCCCGGCATTCTCTGTTACATTCTGTTCCCCAACCTCAAGGACCCGGCCGAGGCGTACATGACGATGGTGACCAACCTCTTCCCGCCCGGACTGAACGGACTGGTCATTGTAGTACTGATTGCCGTACTGGTCGGTACGATTGGCTCGTCGCTAAATTCGCTGAGTACGGTGTTCACGATGGATGTGTATGCCCGAAAAATCAACCCCTCGGCTACCAATAAAGACCTGATTCGAGTAGGCCGCCTGACGGTCATTGCGGGCTGCCTGTTTGCCGTAGGCATGGCCCTGGCCATTGACAGTATCAAAGGACTGAACCTGTTTGATGTGTTTCAATCCGTACTGGGTTTCATCGCTCCGCCCCTGGCCGTCGTCTTTCTGTTGACGGTATTCTGGAAGCGAACTACGCGATGGGCCGTCAACACCGTTTTATCGGCTGGCTCAGTAGTCAGTCTCGGCGTCGGCATTGTGTACCTGTGGGTCTTACCGCCCGACCGCTACGATTTCTGGCCGCATTACCTGTTGCTTTCGTTTTTGATTTTCGTGAGCCTGCTGGTACTGGCGATGCTGATTTCCGTACTGGATCGGAACCCGACGGTTTATCAGGTCAATACCACACAGGTAGTAGTCAAACCCACGCCCAAAGTCTGGGCGGCCTGGATTGCTCTGATGATTACGATGCTGACGCTGTATCTGCTGTTTCGATAG